From the Malus domestica chromosome 17, GDT2T_hap1 genome, one window contains:
- the LOC103405192 gene encoding serine/threonine-protein kinase 12, which produces MEPVPQQQQQSAGGPRFTLLKQSSLAPDRDDSVTPEPVDPRVRLMYMANEGDLDAIRELIDSGTNVNFTDIDGRTALHVAACQGQTDVVQLLLQRGAVVDPRDCWGSTPLADAIYYKNDDVIKLLEDYGAKPPMAPMHVQNSREVPEYEINPNELDFSNSVEITKGTYRIASWRGIQVAVKTLGEKVFADEDKVNAFRDELSLLQKIRHPNVVQFLGAVTQSSPMMIVIEYLSKGDFRAYLKRKGALKPPSALKFSLDIARGMNYLHEHKPEAIIHRDLEPSNILRDDSGHLKVADFGVSKLLKVANTVKEDRPVTSQDTWRYVAPEVYRNEEYDTKVDVFSFALILQEMIEGCIPFSTKPETEVPKAYVANERPPFRAPPKHYAHGLKELIEECWSEDPFKRPSFKQIIKRLDDINNQFAQKRCWKVTPLTCLQNLESMVKKDRTSPSSRSSSCSTMR; this is translated from the exons atggaACCCGTGCCACAGCAACAGCAGCAATCAGCAGGAGGGCCCCGCTTCACTCTGCTGAAGCAGTCGTCGCTGGCGCCGGACCGGGACGACTCGGTGACGCCCGAGCCGGTTGACCCGCGGGTGCGGCTCATGTACATGGCCAACGAGGGCGACTTGGACGCCATTCGAGAGCTCATCGACTCCGGCACCAATGTCAATTTCACTGACATCGACGGCCGCACCGCCCTCCACGTCGCCGCTTGCCAGGGCCAAACCGACGTCGTCCAGCTCTTGCTCCAAAGAGGCGCCGTGGTCGACCCGCGTGACTGTTGGGGCAGCACG CCTCTTGCAGATGCAATTTATTACAAAAACGATGATGTGATCAAACTTTTGGAGGATTACGGTGCTAAACCTCCG ATGGCTCCAATGCATGTCCAGAACTCACGGGAAGTCCCCGAATACGAGATTAATCCTAATGAGCTTGATTTCTCCAATAGTGTCGAGATAACCAAG GGAACCTATCGTATTGCATCGTGGCGTGGAATTCAAGTTGCAGTTAAAACGCTTGGGGAGAAAGTATTTGCTGATGAAGATAAAGT AAATGCATTCAGGGATGAGCTTTCTCTACTTCAGAAGATACGGCATCCAAACGTTGTCCAATTTTTGGGTGCTGTAACACAAAGCAGTCCAATGATGATTGTCATAGAATATCTATCCAAG GGAGATTTTCGTGCGTATCTTAAAAGGAAAGGTGCATTAAAACCACCATCAGCATTAAAGTTTTCACTCGACATTGCTAG GGGGATGAATTACTTGCATGAGCATAAACCTGAAGCAATAATTCATCGAGACCTGGAGCCCTC AAACATATTGCGGGATGATTCGGGCCATCTGAAAGTTGCAGACTTTGGGGTGAGCAAGCTACTGAAAGTTGCAAATACAGTTAAAGAAGACAGACCTGTGACAAGTCAAGACACTT GGAGATATGTGGCTCCAGAggtttacagaaatgaagaataTGATACTAAAGTGGATGTTTTTTCGTTTGCTTTGATCTTGCAAGAg ATGATTGAAGGTTGCATACCATTTTCTACAAAGCCAGAAACAGAAGTTCCTAAAGCATATGTTGCAAATGAGCGCCCACCATTTAGAGCGCCACCAAAGCATTATGCACACGGATTGAAGGA GTTAATCGAGGAGTGTTGGAGTGAGGACCCATTCAAGAGACCATCATTCAAGCAAATAATTAAGAGGTTGGATGACATTAATAACCAGTTTGCTCAAAAAAGATGCTGGAAG GTCACGCCACTTACATGTCTCCAGAATCTCGAGTCCATGGTGAAGAAAGATCGGACGAGTCCAAGCagccgttcatcttcctgctcTACAATGAGATGA
- the LOC139193372 gene encoding uncharacterized protein — MLSVKFFAYAFSAQRNFSTKTSGKSIDCVQDKYKFRPKPKNPRVKWTEQQKQIISAISEGKSVFITGSAGTGKTMLVKHIIKLLKRCHTPSKVFVTAPTGVAACAISGQTLHSFAGIGCGNDDRDTLLSRVLSNKEACRKWSKAEALVIDEISMVDGELLDSLEYIAKYIRQVDEIWGGMQLVVGGDFFQLPPVKTEWNSESKEFAFEADCWESSFDLQVNLTKVFRQSDPRLIKILQGIRTGEIDPEDLKFLENSCADSVPDPSAVQFYPRIQDVNRVNASRLESLGNELVVYTSVDSGHDPWKRQLEQVIAPKEIGLCKDARVMLLKNLNTRSGLVNGATGTVMAFRKTKDVGLTSICDGGLLPIVKFDSGIIKVIKPKTWDVTEGDSVVAQREQLPLRLAWASSIHKCQGMTLDCLYTNLSKSFEYGMVYVTLSRVKSLEGLYISGFHPSKIKVHPKVKQFYKRFSGDHKKEVEDNVTQKKYRSNDSGGWGNKDEEVDNDNDIQKKYCTNDIGRKGNDGSGYTLEQLCGKELISQMVKSFYLERQLAEVTAAGLLPNVSGFLDQRRWALKLFKSQVSAFKSGLQTISKHMDMRKYNPSADDVSEDFASRVSSEE; from the exons ATGCTGAGTGTGAAGTTTTTTGCCTATGCATTTTCTGCACAGAGAAATTTTAGCACCAAAACTAGTGGAAAAAGCATAGATTGTGTTCAAGATAAATACAAATTCAGacccaaacccaaaaacccCAGAGTTAAGTGGACTGAACAGCAGAAACAAATCATATCTGCCATTTCTGAGGGGAAATCTGTGTTCATTACCGGTTCCGCGGGGACCGGGAAAACAATGTTGGTTAAGCACATCATAAAACTATTGAAAAGATGTCACACACCTTCAAAGGTTTTTGTCACGGCACCTACTGGTGTTGCGGCTTGTGCTATCAGTGGGCAGACCCTTCACTCTTTCGCTGGTATTGGTTGTGGCAATGATGATAGGGATACTTTGCTGAGTAGGGTTCTCTCGAATAAGGAGGCTTGTAGGAAGTGGTCGAAAGCTGAGGCGTTGGTCATAGATGAGATTAGCATGGTTGACGGGGAGTTGCTTGATAGTCTTGAATACATTGCAAAATACATACgacaagttgatgaaatttGGGGTGGAATGCAGCTTGTTGTGGGTGGGGATTTCTTTCAGTTACCACCCGTAAAAACTGAGTGGAATTCAGAGAGTAAGGAATTTGCATTTGAAGCAGACTGTTGGGAATCTAGCTTTGATTTACAAGTTAATCTTACAAAGGTTTTTCGGCAGTCAGACCCTCGACTGATCAAGATACTTCAGGGTATTAGAACAGGGGAGATTGATCCTGAAGACTTGAAGTTTTTAGAAAATTCTTGCGCAGATTCTGTGCCAGATCCTTCTGCAGTACAATTCTATCCAAGGATTCAAGACGTAAATAGAGTGAATGCAAGTAGATTGGAGAGCTTGGGTAATGAACTTGTTGTTTATACTTCAGTTGATAGTGGTCACGATCCTTGGAAGAGACAGCTTGAACAGGTGATTGCGCCTAAAGAAATTGGCTTATGTAAAGATGCAAGGGTGATGCTgctaaaaaatttgaatactAGGAGTGGCCTGGTAAATGGTGCTACTGGTACTGTTATGGCATTTCGTAAGACCAAAGATGTGGGATTGACGAGCATATGTGATGGTGGGCTGCTACCAATAGTTAAATTTGATTCGGGGATAATAAAGGTGATAAAACCAAAAACATGGGATGTGACAGAGGGAGATTCAGTAGTTGCTCAAAGAGAGCAGCTACCTCTCAGACTGGCTTGGGCTTCAAGCATTCACAAGTGCCAGGGCATGACTCTGGACTGTCTTTACACCAATCTCTCAAAATCTTTCGAATATGGAATGGTTTATGTAACTCTTTCCCGTGTGAAAAGCTTGGAAGGCCTGTATATATCCGGTTTCCATCCTAGCAAGATTAAGGTGCACCCTAAGGTTAAGCAGTTTTATAAAAGGTTTTCTGGCGACCACAAAAAGGAGGTTGAGGATAATGTCACCCAGAAAAAGTATCGTAGCAATGATAGTGGTGGATGGGGAAACAAAGATGAGGAGGTTGACAATGATAATGATATCCAGAAAAAATACTGTACCAATGATATCGGCAGAAAAGGAAACGATGGCAGCGGATACACATTGGAACAACT CTGTGGCAAGGAGCTTATATCTCAAATGGTTAAGAGTTTTTACCTTGAACGCCAG CTTGCAGAAGTTACAGCTGCAGGTCTCCTCCCAAATGTCTCTGGATTTCTAGACCAACGGCGTTGGGCATTGAAGTTGTTTAAATCACAGGTTTCAGCGTTCAAGTCAGGGCTCCAAACCATAAGCAAGCACATGGACATGCGTAAATATAACCCGTCTGCCGACGATGTGTCTGAAGACTTCGCAAGTCGAGTCTCATCAGAAGAATAA